In Oreochromis niloticus isolate F11D_XX linkage group LG18, O_niloticus_UMD_NMBU, whole genome shotgun sequence, one genomic interval encodes:
- the LOC109195563 gene encoding tripartite motif-containing protein 16 has protein sequence MNQMDQTKFCCSVCLDLLKDPVTIPCGHSYCMNCIKSFWDEEEKKKIYSCPQCRQTFTARPVLVKNTMLADLVEELKKTGLQAAPADHCYAGPEDVVCDVCTGRKMKAFKSCLFCLASYCEKHLQTHNIVAASLKKHKLVEPSKKLQENICSRHDEVMKMFCRTDQQSICYLCSVDEHKGHDTVSAAAERTERQRELEVSRQNIQQRIQDREKDGKLLQQEVEAINQSADQTVEHSEKIFTELIHLIQKRSSDVKQQIRSQQETEVSRVKELEEKLEQEITELKRKDAELKQLSHTEDHIQFLHNYPSLSALSESTDSSSINIRPLSYFEDVTAAVSEVRDKLQDILREEWTNISLTVTEVDVLLSDPPEPKTRAGFLKYSCEITLDPNTANTWMLLSEGNRKVTLMNKQQSYSDHPDRFTEWFQVLSRESLTGRCYWEVEWRGRGVYVAVAYKNISRAGIGDESKFGRNDKSWSLDCNNNSYTFWYNNFQTPVSGPRSSRVGVYLDHRAGSHSNLMQKI, from the exons atgaatcaaatggaccaaacaaaattctgctgttcagtctgtttggatctactgaaggatccggtgactattccctgtggacacagctactgcatgaactgtattaaaagcttctgggatgaagaggaaaagaagaaaatctacagctgccctcagtgcagaCAGACTTTCACAGCGAGGCCTGTCCTGGTGAAAAACACCATGTTAGCAGATTTagtggaggagctgaagaagactggactccaagctgctcctgctgatcactgctatgctggacctgaagatgtggtctgtgatgtctgcactggaagaaaaatgaaagcctTCAAGTCCTGTTTATTCTGTCTGGCatcttactgtgagaaacaccttCAGACTCATAATATTGTTGCAGCttcattaaagaaacacaagctggtggagccctccaagaagctccaggagaacatctgctctcgtcatgatgaggtgatgaagatgttctgccgtactgatcagcagagtatctgttatctctgctctgtggatgaacataaaggccacgacacagtctcagctgcagcagaaaggactgagaggcagagagagctggaggtgagtcgacaaaacatccagcagagaatccaggacagagagaaagatgggaagctgcttcaacaggaggtggaggccatcaatcagtctgctgatcaaacagtggagcacagtgagaagatcttcactgagctgatccatctcatccagaaaagaagctctgatgtgaagcagcagatcagatcccagcaggaaactgaagtgagtcgagtcaaagagcttgaggagaagctggagcaggagatcactgagctgaagaggaaagatgctgagctgaagcagctctcacacacagaggatcacatccagtttctacacaactacccctcactgtcagcactcagtgagtctacagactcatccagcatcaatatccgtcctctgagctactttgaggatgtgacagcagctgtgtcagaggtcagagataaactacaggacattctgagagaggaatggacaaacatctcactgacagtcactgaagtggatgttttactgtcagatccaccagagccaaagaccagagctggattcttaaaatattcatgtgaaatcacactggatccaaacacagcaaacacatgGATGTTATTATCAGAGGGGAACAGAAAAGTAACATTAATGAATAAACAACAGTCTtattctgatcatccagacagattcactGAATGGTTTCAGgtcctgagtagagagagtctgactggacgttgttactgggaggtggagtggagagggagaggagttTATGTAGCAGTCGCATACAAGAATATCAGCAGAGCAGGGATTGGGGATGAATCTAAATTTGGACGTAATGACAAATCTTGGTCATTAGATTGTAACAACAACAGTTATACATTTTGGTACAACAACTTCCAAACTCCTGTCTCAGGTCCTCGttcctccagagtaggagtgtacctggatcacagagcag GATCTCACTCAAATCTGATGCAGAAAATATGA